From Acinonyx jubatus isolate Ajub_Pintada_27869175 chromosome F2, VMU_Ajub_asm_v1.0, whole genome shotgun sequence, the proteins below share one genomic window:
- the ZNF16 gene encoding zinc finger protein 16, with protein MPSLRARSEEAEMEPSVPRPSPWIPAAQACVSDAPAVTHPGSTLRDPHCCDYTEPGTTPSHHQRPDWDTRTEDKEFLQKREVSEDLESQAEVSENYTSDFSQASELGELCEDVLEGDWAAPDNEKRVQSHYQERGFTPVAVLLSSTLEKELGCNDFVRSFSLSPNPMASQGIPTEERTHMYDMCGHSFQHSVELTSHEGLHVAESPLICNDCGKTFRGNPDLIQHQIIHAGQKSFICNECGKSFSQNSFLKSHQRSHVSVKPYQCSECRKTFSVHSNLIRHQINHSGEKPYVCNECGKAFSQNSSLKKHQKSHMSEKPYECSECGKAFRRSSNLIQHQRIHSGEKPYVCNECGKAFRRSSNLIKHHRIHTGEKPFQCNECGKAFSQSSHLRKHQRVHTGERPYECNECGKPFSRVSNLIKHHRVHTGEKPYKCSDCGKAFSQSSSLIQHRRIHTGEKPHVCNVCGKAFSYSSVLRKHQIIHTGEKPYECSICGKAFSHSSALIQHQGVHTGDKPYECRECGKTFGRSSNLILHQRVHTGEKPYECTECGKTFSQSSTLIQHQRIHNGLKPHECNQCGKAFNRSSNLIHHQKVHTGEKPYTCVECGKGFSQSSHLIQHQIIHTGERPYKCSECGKAFSQRSVLIQHQRIHTGVKPYDCSACGKAFSQRSKLVKHQLIHARE; from the exons ATGCCCAGCCTCAGAGCTCGCTCTGAAGAGGCAGAAATGGAGCCCTCAGTTCCTAGACCATCCCCTTGGATCCCTGCAGCCCAGGCGTGTGTGAGTGATGCTCCTGCTGTGACCCACCCTGGATCAACACTCCGTGATCCCCACTGCTGTGACTACACTGAGCCAGGAACCACTCCTTCTCACCATCAGCGGCCAG ATTGGGACACCAGGACTGAGGACAAGGAGTTTCTTCAGAAGAGAGAAGTTTCTGAGGATTTGGAATCACAGGCAGAAGTATCAGAAAACTATACCAGTGATTTTTCCCAGGCTTCTGAGCTTGGAGAACTCTGTGAGGATGTCCTGGAGGGAGATTGGGCAGCCCCTGACAATGAGAAACGGGTGCAGTCCCACTACCAGGAGCGGGGCTTCACACCAGTGGCAGTGCTCCTTAGCAGCACCTTAGAGAAAGAGCTAGGCTGTAATGACTTTGTGAGAAGCTTCAGTCTGAGCCCAAACCCAATGGCATCTCAGGGAATTCCTACAGAAGAGAGAACACATATGTATGACATGTGTGGCCACAGCTTCCAACACAGTGTGGAGTTAACTAGCCATGAAGGGCTTCACGTAGCCGAAAGCCCACTCATATGTAATGATTGTGGGAAAACCTTCAGAGGAAACCCTGATCTTATCCAGCATCAGATAATCCATGCTGGACAGAAGTCCTTCATATGCAATGAATGTGGAAAATCCTTCAGTcagaattcatttcttaaaagtcATCAGAGGTCTCATGTGAGTGTAAAACCCTACCAGTGCAGCGAGTGCAGGAAAACCTTCAGTGTGCATTCTAACCTCATTAGGCATCAGATTAACCACAGTGGTGAGAAGCCTTATGTATGcaatgaatgtggaaaagccttcagcCAGAACTCAAGCCTTAAAAAGCACCAGAAGTCTCACATGagtgagaaaccctatgaatgcagtgaatgtgggaaggcATTCAGGCGGAGCTCAAACCTCATCCAGCATCAAAGAATTCATTCTGGAGAGAAGCCGTATGTGTGCAAcgaatgtgggaaggcctttaggCGGAGCTCAAATCTCATTAAACACCATAGGATTCATACAGGTGAGAAGCCTTTCCAGTGTAATGAGTGTGGGAAAGCATTCAGCCAGAGCTCACACCTGAGGAAGCAtcagagagttcacactggagagaGACCTTATGAGTGTAATGAGTGTGGCAAACCATTCAGCCGGGTTTCCAACCTTATTAAGCATCACAGggttcacactggagagaaaccctataagTGCAGTGACTGTGGGAAGGCCTTCAGTCAGAGTTCAAGCCTCATTCAGCATCGaagaattcacactggagaaaaaccTCATGTGTGTAATGTGTGTGGAAAAGCCTTTAGTTACAGCTCAGTGCTCAGAAAGCACCAAATAATCCACACAGGAGAGAAGCCGTATGAATGTAGCATCTGTGGGAAGGCCTTCAGCCACAGTTCGGCTCTCATTCAGCATCAGGGTGTGCACACGGGTGACAAACCCTATGAGTGTCGGGAATGTGGAAAAACATTTGGTCGGAGCTCCAACCTTATCCTTCACCAGCGCGttcacactggggagaaaccctatgaatgtaccGAATGTGGAAAAACCTTCAGCCAGAGTTCAACTCTCATTCAGCATCAGAGAATCCATAATGGATTGAAACCTCATGAATGTAACCAGTGTGGTAAAGCCTTCAACCGAAGCTCAAACCTTATTCACCACCAGAAAGTTCACACTGGCGAGAAGCCATACACATGTGTCGAATGTGGTAAGGGCTTCAGCCAGAGTTCACACCTTATTCAACATCAGATAATCCACACTGGCGAAAGGCCATATAAGTGCAGtgagtgtgggaaagccttcagtcaGCGTTCGGTCCTCATCCAGCACCAGAGGATCCACACCGGTGTGAAGCCTTACGACTGCTCTGcttgtgggaaagccttcagccaGCGGTCCAAGTTGGTCAAACACCAGCTGATCCATGCTAGGGAGTGA